The Treponema phagedenis DNA segment ATTTTATAAAAAAGAGCCCGACACGGCGCAAGGGCGAACCCTTGGAATTTCTACCTTTGGTTCGCCTACGGTGGGCAATTTACCATAAGAATGCTGAATCTGCAAACCGCTCCGATTAGTACAGCAGCAAGTTAATTACAGAACGTTATACTAGACACACATTCGCACAGCATTATAATTACAGATAAATTTTATTTGCATAATGTACGAATATTTTTGCCCATCGCTATCATAAACCGTTAATACCAAAACCTATATTTGTTACCATTTTGCTATCTGGTTTAAAAATATCTTACTTCAATGAAGCAAGATCAGCTTCAAGTATTTTCCCTTCAATTTCTTTTTCATCCAAAAGATTTTTTAGCGCAATCACTTTTACACCCTTCGCTTTTACCGTTGTAAAAGTTTCCATCAGATTCTCGGGGCAAACAACTGCATGATAACTTTCTGCGGTGCTTTTTGCTTCACCTATATTTGTGTGATGAATATCCGCGGCAATATTCAGTTTTTTCAAAACCTTTGCCATTTTCATTTTGATAATCTGACTTGACCCCATACCGGATCCGCATGCTACTACAATCTTAATCATATATCCTCCAATAAAATATTATTTAGAAGCCGCTCACTATGAGCGGCATTTTAAGATTTTTAATTTTCTTCTTCAGAAAGCGATGCAAAATTTTCTGCAACCACAAAATATTTTTCTCTTTTATACTTCCCAAAATAATACTGAAGCTGCGGTATCGCAAGTAAGAAAATTATACATATTGCAACGCCTACATACTGCATGCTGTGCATTATGAAGCCGAAAACCGGCCAAACCGTATCCCAGTCAAAGTTACCGTGCCACCCGCCGAATTTTCCAAGTCCGAAATAAAAAGCAGCAAGCGCTCCTCCCAGTACCTGTACTACTCCTGAAATAAGCGGCAAAATACATGCAGCTTTAACCCCACCCTTTCTGTTGGCAAAAACCGCAAAGGTTGCATTATCAAAGAACACAGGAACAAATCCGGTGATGATAAAAATGGGACTCTTAAAAATAATGAGTCCGGCAATAGCGATAAATTGTCCAAGTGCTCCGAAAAGGAAGCCAATTGTTACCGCATTCGGGTGCCCAAATCCGTATGATGCGGCACAGTCAATTGCAGGCATTGAACCGGGCAATAATTTTTCAGAGATTCCTTGGAAAGACTCGGTTAATTCTCCAACAAAGAGTCGAACTCCAAGTTGCAGGATTTGAAGATATACGGCAAAGGTGAAAGCTTTTTCTACAATATAAAAACCAAAACTTTGTTTTGTTGAAAACCCTTTGTCCAGTTCATGCATGATATCCTGACCGAGTATTGCAATAATGCCACCGAAAAAGAATGTCATCAAAACCGCTGTTGCCACAATGTTTTCATTAAATATTGAAAGGAAGCCCGGTAGTTTTATATCTTCAAGCTTCTGCTTATTTTTACCGCCTATTTTTTCGGCAACTTTATCCACGAGCCAAACACCGAACATTTGCTGATGCCCGATTGCGAATCCGCCGCCATCTGTTAATTCTTGTGTGGCACCGACAGTCATATTGGAAGAAACCGCCCAATAGGTTCCAAGCAAGAGTCCGAGCATGATAACAACATTAAAGTCCTGCAACGCGGGGAAGCAAAAAAGAACGATCCATAACGCGGTTGAAGATTGTTGTACCATAATATGACCGGTAATAAAAACAGTTCGAACCTTTGTTAAGCGCCGCGCGATAACCAAAACAAGATTCCATATAAAGGCTAAAAGCAAAACCTGCACCATCATTGTAAAAGATCTGCCTACATTTTCAACAGCAGCCTGTGCGGCAGCCTGTCCGAAATACGGATCGATAACAGCAGCGTTTAGCTGGAATCTTTGATTTAAACCCGCAAGAATGGGACGGAAATTTCCAACCAATCCGCCTGCGGCAACATTCAAAATCATGTAGCCGACCGTTGCCTTTATAAAGCCCGCAAGCGCGTTATAAAATGGTTTGCGCAATAATAGGTAGCCTAAAAAGACAATAAGACCTACAAAAAATGCCGGTTTTGTCAGAATATTATTCTGAAAAAACGTCCAAATTGAAATAATAATACCCATAAAATCCTCCTTATTTATACAGTTTTTTTACTGTATTTCAGTTTATGATAAAAATTCATATACTGCTATTTCATCAATTTCGCGGTTTGTTACCGCGAGGCAATCTTTCCCGTTTCGTTTAAAAAAACAGGCATTTGCCGCTCCCGTATTTTCATCAAGCATATCCGCCGCATAGCAACCTTTTTCCGAATCATAATAAAACGCTAAAAGCCGCTTTGCACCCTTTCGGTGTCCTATAAAAACGTATTCTTTTCCGGCAACGGTTGCGCGCTCTATTGCATGAGAAAACTCGGCTGCTTCCGGATAGTCATATACTTTTACGTATACACCGTCTTTGCACTCGTAAATTGCTAAAGCATCTCCGTGAAACGGCGAGATGACCAGCAGCTCTTTTTTGCCGTCAGCATTCAGATCTGCCATTATCGCATCGGATGCGGGAGTGTTTATCAGTTGTTCAATACCCCAATCTCCGCTTGGCTGCTCGGGGGGAGTAAAGCGAAACACACCGTTTTCAGCACTGATTATGGCGGTTTGCACGCCGTTGTGTATATCCTTTGTATATCCGTGATTTTTAGTCAGCCCGTCCTTAATACACGTAATATGAAGATCCTCTTCCCTTACATTTGCAGGATTAAAAGGATTCGGAAGCACTACTGCATATACTTTACCGGGAGAACTCCAATCATCTTTATGATGATGTTCCGATTTTATGGTACAGAGTATGAGATATCGGTAACCGTTCCGCTCCAGAATATCAAAGCGGTGCAAAAAAGGCATATCAAGCAGCTTTTTTACTTCCCACTCGGCACCGTTATTTTTCGGCTTTACATGCACAATACATGATTGGGCGGAATCATTCGGTGAATAAAATTTCTGCGTAGCAAGAAACTCTCCGTCAAAATCGGAAAGCGGAACTATACTCATTGTGCCGCCCGGGCCGTCCCAGACGCTTGATACCTTGTTTCCCTCTAAATCATATAAATTGCAGGCATCTTGTTTTTCAGCGGCAACCAGCAAATGATCTTTGCCGCTGAAATTTAACGTGCTTACCGCATAGCATTTTGATAATGTATCAATGCATTTTTTATGCACTTTTATCATTTACACACCTGTTCCTTTTATTAGAGCATAGAGCGGAACGGAATATTCTGCGGATGTTCAAAGCAATCTTCAAAACCGCGGCGATGATGATACATTCTCTTATCTTTATCCCGTGGATACACGTATTTACCGCCTACCTCCCAAATAAAGGGATGGAATTGATAATCAAGGCGATATTTTTTCATATCGTATAATACATTAATTTCATTGGTATCCGCCATGAAGTTTGTCCATACATCATGGTGAATAGGAATAACAATCTTGCAGCGCAGAGCTTCCGCCATGCGTAAAATATCAACGGAAGTCATTTTGTCTGCCATACCTATGGGGTTTTCACCAAAAGCACCGAAGGCAACATCAATCTCATGATCTTTACCGTGTTTTGCAAAATAAATAGAGTAATGGGAATCGCCTGAATGATAGATATTTCCGCCCGGCGTTTTAATCAGATAGTTTACCGCTTTATCATCCATATCGGTGGGACAGATTCCGGTAAGCTCTTCTCGATTTTCCGAAGTATCATCGGTAGTAACGAGACAGGTTCTGTCAAAAGAGTCAAGCGCAATAATTTCAATATCTTTTATTTTAATTTTATCGCCGGGTTTTACGGTTATGCAGCGATCGGCAGGCACGCCCCATTTGAGCC contains these protein-coding regions:
- a CDS encoding PTS sugar transporter subunit IIB, encoding MIKIVVACGSGMGSSQIIKMKMAKVLKKLNIAADIHHTNIGEAKSTAESYHAVVCPENLMETFTTVKAKGVKVIALKNLLDEKEIEGKILEADLASLK
- a CDS encoding PTS ascorbate transporter subunit IIC, which produces MGIIISIWTFFQNNILTKPAFFVGLIVFLGYLLLRKPFYNALAGFIKATVGYMILNVAAGGLVGNFRPILAGLNQRFQLNAAVIDPYFGQAAAQAAVENVGRSFTMMVQVLLLAFIWNLVLVIARRLTKVRTVFITGHIMVQQSSTALWIVLFCFPALQDFNVVIMLGLLLGTYWAVSSNMTVGATQELTDGGGFAIGHQQMFGVWLVDKVAEKIGGKNKQKLEDIKLPGFLSIFNENIVATAVLMTFFFGGIIAILGQDIMHELDKGFSTKQSFGFYIVEKAFTFAVYLQILQLGVRLFVGELTESFQGISEKLLPGSMPAIDCAASYGFGHPNAVTIGFLFGALGQFIAIAGLIIFKSPIFIITGFVPVFFDNATFAVFANRKGGVKAACILPLISGVVQVLGGALAAFYFGLGKFGGWHGNFDWDTVWPVFGFIMHSMQYVGVAICIIFLLAIPQLQYYFGKYKREKYFVVAENFASLSEEEN
- the ulaG gene encoding L-ascorbate 6-phosphate lactonase; amino-acid sequence: MSKIDEITREKWILETFPEWGTWLNEEIEGEQVPKNQVAMWWLGCTGIWLKTPEDCNITIDLWSGNGKRTHGDNKMKPGHQMANMAGCRMMQPNLRAIPFVLDPFAVKHVDAVLATHYHQDHMDPNFAAHVVKSGMKTVDINGKEIFVPFIGPKKSVEYWLKWGVPADRCITVKPGDKIKIKDIEIIALDSFDRTCLVTTDDTSENREELTGICPTDMDDKAVNYLIKTPGGNIYHSGDSHYSIYFAKHGKDHEIDVAFGAFGENPIGMADKMTSVDILRMAEALRCKIVIPIHHDVWTNFMADTNEINVLYDMKKYRLDYQFHPFIWEVGGKYVYPRDKDKRMYHHRRGFEDCFEHPQNIPFRSML